A segment of the Streptomyces sp. NBC_01235 genome:
CTGCGCGACGACGCCCACATCGTGACCGAGCTGCGCGCTCTGAGCGGTACGGACAACCAGATACTCGAGGACGAACAACTTCTGGCGATGATCCTGCCGGTGCTGCGGAGCGACTACCGGGCGGTCGAGACGTACGAGTACGTGCCGGGTCCGCTCCTGCGCTGCCCGATCGTCTCCCTCGTCGGGACGGACGATCCCCAGGCGACGATCGCCGAGGTACAGGCATGGGCCGGGCACACCACCGGCGGCTTCGACCTGCGGGTCTTCGACGGCGGGCACTTCTACCTGGACACCCGGACGGATGAGGTGGCCGGCGTGATCCAGAAGCGATACTCGGCAGGCGTGTCATGAGTCGCAAGGAACACGTGGTCCACGTGGCTTCGCCGACCAGGACGCGTCCGTGATCGACGGCCGGCCGGGGCGTCTCGGGCTGGGTGCACCGCGCCCGGCGGGAAAAGGCCCGGTGCCAACTCAAGAGCGTCAGGGGTCCGGACGTCCACCCCGCGTCGGTCGAGCGGACGCGCCCGTGATCATGGACTCGAACGGCGTCGAGGCAGAGGTGCTCGACCAGCCGGAGCCGTAACCGCCCGGACGCCCCTTGCTCGGCAGCGCACCCGCGCCGAACGGCGCCCCACCACACGGAGGATGGATACCCCATGGCAGCTTCGGCAACGGCCGGTGCCGACGACGCGGTCTCTCCCGAGACGCTGCGCTCGGTGTTCCGGCAGCATGCGGCCGGCGTTGCGGTGATCACGGCGCAGGGTGACGAGCCCGTGGGTTTCACTGCCACATCGCTCAACTCGGTCGCCCTGGATCCGCCGCTCGTCTCGTTCGGCATCGCCACGTCGAACTCGTGCTGGCCGGTCATCGAGGAGGCGGAGTATGTGGGAGTGCATGTCCTCGCCGAACATCAGCGGGCACTGGGGGCCACGTTCGCCCACAGCGGTGCCGACCGCTTCGCCGCGCCGACGGCCTGGCGCCGCGGATACGGAGGCGTTCCCCTTCTGGACGGTGTCCTGGCCCGGCTCGTCTGCCGCGTGGTCGCCCGGGTACCCGCGCCCGGTCACCGGATCGTCCTGGCCGAAGCCCTCGTCGGCGGACTCGCCGGCCACGGCCAACCGCTGATCTACCACGACGGCGGTTTCACCGCGTTGAGCCGTCGCTCCTGATCACCACGCCCTGGCCCGACCTCGCGGGTCCGCGGTCGGCGCGTACGGGGGCTCCCTGAACGCCTCGTACATCGACTCGGCCACGGCCTGGGCGGTGTCGAGGCCGACGAGGTCGAGCAGACGCGGCGGCCCCATGGGGTGCGCGTAGCGGTCGGGCGCCTGAACGGCCCTTCGCCCAACTGCTCGGCGAAGTCACGGGTGCGCCGTGCGGTCTCCTGGCTGGTGGTGAGGAGGCGGCGGCCGGCCTCGACGGCGTCGGGCGCGGACTCGGCGACACGGATGCCGATACCGCTGCGGGCGGCGACTTCGACGATGCCGGAGCCCATGAAGCAGCATCCGACGACGCCGAGACGGGCAACGGGATCCACCGGCGGTCCCTTCCGACGAGTCGCCGCGGTGTGGTCCTCGGGGGCTGGGTCGGACCTTGCGGCGGTATGGGCCGCCCACCTGACCATGAGGACGGCGAAGCCGTGGGGCCGGTCGTGGTGGCGAGTCCGGAAGCCCCGCGCGCGTCCGCGTCTGAGGTGATCGCCGTCACAGATCGAGGACCAGGCGAGGCCCGCACGAGCGGGAGACGCAGATGAGCATGGTGTCGCCGGCGGCCCGCTCGTCCTCGGTCAGCAGCGAGTCGCGGTGGTCGGGCCTGCCGTCGAGTACGTCCGTCTCGCAGGTGCCGCACGTACCTTCCCGGCAGGAGAAGTCCACCACGACGCCGGCCTCCTCCACGATTTCGAGCACCGAACGGTCCGGCGGCACAGTGAGGGTGAGCCCGGAACGGGCGAGCTCCAGCTCGAAGGCCTCGGTCGGGCCGGACCCGGGTGTCTGCGCCGGGGCGAACCGCTCGACGCCCAGCGTGCCGGGGGGCCAGCCCGCGCACCGCTCCTGCACCGCTCGCAGCAGGGGTTCGGGGCCGCAGGCGTGCACCAGCGTGCCCTCCTCGGGTACGCCGAGATGGGCGGCGAGGTCCAGCAGGCCGTGCTCGTCCTGCGGACGGATGAGCACGCGGTCCCCGTGCGGGGCGAGACGGTCGAGGAACGCCATGGAGGTGCGGGTGCGGCCGCCGTACAGCAGACGCCAGTCGGCCCCCGCTGCCTCGGCGGCCTCGACCATGGGAAGTATGGGCGTGATACCGACGCCGCCGGCGACGAACAGATGGCGGGCGGCCGGCCGCAGAGGGAAGGTGTTGCGCGGTCCGCGGACCCGCACGGTGGTGCCTTCGCGCAGGTGGTCGTGGACGTACGCGGAGCCGCCGCGGCCCCGCGGCTCGCGCAGCACGGCGATCTGCCAGGCCCCGCGTTCGGCCGGGTGTCCGCACAGTGAGTACTGACGGATCAGCTCGCCGTCGCGGCCGTCTGCGCCGTCCAGGAGCACGTCGATGTGGGCGCCCGGCGTCCAGGCGGGGAGCATCCCGCCGTCGGGGCGGCGCAGGGTGAGGGAGACGACGCCGTCGGCCGCGAGGGTGCGGGCGGCCACCGTGAGAGTCGTCGGGGCAAAGGGAAGCGGGTCGTTCATGGCGGTTCAGCTCCGGGAGGTCAGGCCTGCGTCGGCACATGCAGCAACAGCGCGTCGCCCTGGCCGCCGCCCCCGCACAGGGCCGCCGCTCCGCTGCCGCCTCCGCGCCGCCGCAGTTCCGCCGCGAGGGTCAGCACCAGCCGGGCTCCGGTCATGCCGACCGGGTGGCCGAGCGCGATCGCTCCGCCGTTGACGTTCACCTTGTCCAGAGGGATGTCCAGCTCCCGCACGGAAGCCAGGGCCACTCCGGCGAACGCCTCGTTGATCTCGAACAGGTCCAGGTCGGCGGCCTTCAGCCGGCCGTCCCGGGACAGGGCGTCGCGGACCGCGCCGGCCGGCTGGACGAGCAGCGAGGGGTCGGGGCCCGCGACCGTGCCGTAGGCGCCGATCCCGGCGAGCGGGGTCAGGCCCTCCCGGCGGGCGCGCTCGGCGCTCATCACGACGACGGCCGCGGCGCCGTCGGAGAGCTGCGAGGAGTTGCCCGCGGTGATCGTGCCCGTCCTGGAGAAGGCCGGCTTCAGCCGCCCCAGGCTCTCTGCGGTGCTCCCCGGCCGAATGCCCTCGTCGGTGTCGACCACCGTCTCGCCCCGGCGCCCGGCCACGGTGACGGGGACGATCTCCTCGCACAGCGCACCCGACTCCTGCGCGTGGGCGGCCCTTTGATGGGACAGCGCGCTGTACTCGTCCTGCTCCTCGCGGGTCAGGGCGTACGGCTGCTGGTGCCGCTCGGTGGCAGCTCCCATGGAGACGCCGTCGAAGGCGCAGACGAGGGCGTCACGGTCGAGGGCGTCCTCCACCGCGGTCGAGCCGTACTTCCAGCCGGTGCGGGCTCCGCGCAGCAGGTGCGGGGCGCCCGACATGGACTCCATGCCGCCGGCGACGACCACCTCGTGACGGCCGGAGGCGATCAAGAGGTCGGCCAGGGCGATGGCGTGCAGCCCGGACAGGCAGAGCTTGTTGACGGTGCTCGCGGGGACGGAGAACGGAATGCCGGCGCGGACCGCGGCCTGCCGTGCCGAGTTGGGGCCGGCCCCGGCCTGCACGACATGGCCCATGACGACGGCTTCCACGGCTGCCGGGTCCAGGTGCACGGCGGCCAGCGCCGCGCCGATCGCGTGGGCGCCGAGGTCGACCGCGGACAGGGTGCTCAGGGCGCCCATCAGTTTGCCGAGGGGCGTCCTGGCCCCGGCGACGATGACGGATCCGGGCATGGCCGGGACCTCCTGGGGTGGGGGACGGGACGGTCAGACGGACGCGTCGACGGCACGTTCGGCGGTCATGTGGGCCGTCTCGTTCACCGAGTGCAGAACGATCCGGCCGCCGGGCATGCGCCGTACCCGGCTGACGGAGGTGTAGCCGGGGTGGAACCAGAACATCGTGGGCAGGCCGAGCACCGTCGCCAGGTAGGTGTTGGTGATGCCGCCGTGGCACACGGCCGCGACCCGCCCGCCGGGATGGGCGTCGAGGATGGTGTCCATGGCCCGTACGGCACGCGCGCGGAAGGCGTCCCAGTCCAGGTCGGGCACGAAGTCCTCGTAGCGTCCCTCGGCGAGCGCCGCCGCGCGGGGATCCTCCGCGCCGATCTGCTCCGGTGGCGTGTAGGGGTGCGAGACGTCCGTGTCCCACTCGCGCAGGTCGTCAAGGACGGTGGCGGTGATGCCGGTGAGCCGTTCCAGGGGTGCCACCGTCTCTCGGGCACGCTGGTACGGACTGGAGTACAGGGCGTCGACGTCCTCGTGCGCGAGCCAGGTGGCGAGGCGCTCCGCCTGGGCGCTGCCCTCCGGCGACAGCCCGGGATCGAACACGCCCGCCAGGGGGAGGCCGTGCCGGATGAGGAGGAGTTCGGTCATGGGTGATCCTTCGTACGCGTGAGGGACGGGCGGGTCGGCTCAGCCGGCGATGGTCCGTTCCGAGCTCCAATAGGGGCGGCGCATCGCACGTTTGTCGAGCTTGCCCATCGCGTTGCGCAGCAGCTCGGGGACGAACTCGTACGACTTCGGGCACTTGTAGGCGGCGAGGCGGTCTCGGCAGAACCGGTCCAGCTCCTCGGCCGGCGGCTCGTCGGCCGCGGCCACGACCAGCGCCCGCAGCGACTCGCCGAAGTCCGGGTCGGGCACGCCGATGACCGCGACCTCGGCGACCGCCCGGTGCTGCCGCAGGACCGCCTCGCTCTCGGCCGGGTACAGGTTCACGCCGCCGGAGACCACGACGTCCGCGGCCCGGTCGGTGACGAAGATGTAGCCGTCTCCGTCGACGTAGCCGATGTCGCCGAGCGTGAAGACGCCGGGGGAGAGATAGGCGGACCTGGTCTTGTCCGGGTCCGCGTGATAGCGGACGCCCTGGTCCTCCGGAGCCCGGAAGGCCAGCAGTCCGCGTTCGCCGGGCGGCAGTTGCCGGCCGTCGTCGTCGGTGACCAGGACCTCGAACGGGGGCCGGACACGCCCGACCGAGCCCGGGTGCGCCAGCCACTCGGCGCTGCTGATGCGGGCCACGGTTCCCGCCTCGCTGGCGCCGTACGACTCGGTCAGCACCGGGCCGAACCACTCGATCATGGCTCGCTTCACGTCCGGCGGGCACGCGGAGCCGGTGTGCGACACCTGCCGCAGGCTGGAGACGTCGTAGCGGGCGCGGACCTCTTCCGGGAGAGCGAGCAGCCGTTGGAAGTGGGTGGGCACCATCACCGTCGAGGAGACCCGCCACTTCTGCACACGGCTGAGGAACGTCTCCGCGTCGTACCTGTCGAGGACGACCACCGGCTGACCGGCCGTCAGGTGCCGCAGCGAGGTCAGCGGCGCGTTGTGCTGCAGCGGGCCGCACACCAGGTGCGGTCCCGGCGGGAATCCGGGGCGGGCGGCCATCGCGGCGAGGTAGGCGGAGCTGTCGGCGACCGGGCCGCTCACCCAGCGCACCTCGGTGCCGCGCGCCCGTCCGGTGGTTCCCGAGGTGTAGACGAGCGGAGGCCGGGCCGGCCGGCCCGTCGGGACGGTGCGCCCGGCGGGCGCGGCCGCGAGCCACGGGGCCCAGTCGAAGGCGTGCCCGATCGCCGGGGTTCCGTGCATCACGACCGGAAGGCCCAGTTCCCGGGCCGCGTCGAGGGCGGCACCCGCGCCCACCGGTCCGGCGATGATTCCGGTCACGCCCGCGTCGATGATCTGGTCGACGAGTTCGCCCGACGTGAGGTTGCGGGACGTGGCCACGGTCCCCACTCCGGCACGCAGGCCCGCCAGATGGGCGACCAGTGTCGGTATCGCGTTGTCGCCGAGGACGGCGACCCGGTCGTCGGGGCCGGGCGCGAGCTCCAGCAGCCGTGTCGTCGCCCGCGCCACCTGGTCGGCAAGGCCCGACCAGGACAGCACGCCCAGGTCGTCCGCCAGGGCGGGCTCGTCGGGTGTGTCCTGGGCGCGACGGTCGAGTGGCAGCAGCGACATGGCTCCTCCGGCGGCTCCTCGGCCTCTCCCGATTCGAGGGGAGAGGGGATGCGGGGACTGTAGCGTTTATCAAGAAAGTACGGAACACTCTGGTCTCGGACGGAGTCATTCCCCCAAGGTTCAGGGGTTGGGAAGGCGCACTCCCCGATCACTGTTACTGAAACTGTCATCTGGTAAGTGTCCGAGGAGGAGCCATGTCCCAGCCCGATCCGGACGCATGGCGTACGCAGGTCAGGCAGTGGCTGGCCGGTGTGCTCGAACCGGCGCGGGTGCCGGAGTCCGCCGGAGGGGCCGCCGATCTCGCCGTGTTCCACAACCTCCCGGAGGACGAGGAGCGCCTGCTCCTGGAGCGCTGCCGTGTCTACCAGCGAGCCCGCTTCGACGCCGGGTACCAGGCGCTGACCCTCCCCGAGGACAAGGGCGGCGCGGGCCTGACCGCCGCCCATGTGGCCGTCTTCGCCGAGGAGGAGTCGGCCTTCGAGGTGCCGCCGTCCACCGAGCTGATCAGTGTCACCGTGCGCCTGGTCGCGATGGCCGTCTCCCTGTTCGGGACGGCCGAGCAGCGTGATGCGTACGCGCGCGCGTTCCTGCGCACCGACCTGCTGGCCTGCCAGCTCTTCAGCGAGCCCGGTGCCGGGTCCGACCTCGCGGCCCTGCGCACCCGTGCCCGGCGGGAGGGTGAGGGCTGGGTGATCGACGGTCAGAAGGTGTGGACCTCGGGCGCCCAGTTCGCCGACTACGGTCTGCTGCTCGCCCGCACCGACCCGGACGTGGTCAAACAGGCCGGTATCACCGCCTTCCTGGTCCCGTTGGACGCCAACGGCGTCGAGGTGCGCCCCATCCGCCAGATGAGCGGCGGCGCCTCCTTCAACGAGGTCTTCCTCAGCGGCGTACGTGTTCCGGACCGGCTGCGGATCGGGCGACCGGGCCAGGGCTGGGAGGTCGCCACCACCACCCTCGCCCTCGAGCGGACGGCCTCCGGCGGCGGCAACCGTCGCAAGGGCGGCACTTTCGCGGACGTCCTCGCACTCGCCCGCTCCCTCGGCCGCACCGGAGAGCCGCTGGTCCGCCAGCGCCTCGCCGACCTGTACGTACGCGCCGCCCTGCGCGCGGCCACCGTGGACCGCGTCGCCAGGACCAGCGCAGCCGGCGGCCGGCCGGGCCCGGAGGCGTCGCTGACCAAACTCATGGCCTCCGACCTGCTCACCCGCACAGGGCAGGTCGCCGCCGAGCTGATGGGGGCGCGGATCAGCGCCGACACCGGGGAGGCAGGCACCTTCGCCTGGG
Coding sequences within it:
- a CDS encoding flavin reductase family protein, whose product is MAASATAGADDAVSPETLRSVFRQHAAGVAVITAQGDEPVGFTATSLNSVALDPPLVSFGIATSNSCWPVIEEAEYVGVHVLAEHQRALGATFAHSGADRFAAPTAWRRGYGGVPLLDGVLARLVCRVVARVPAPGHRIVLAEALVGGLAGHGQPLIYHDGGFTALSRRS
- a CDS encoding 3-hydroxyacyl-CoA dehydrogenase family protein; translated protein: MGPPRLLDLVGLDTAQAVAESMYEAFREPPYAPTADPRGRARAW
- a CDS encoding PDR/VanB family oxidoreductase; protein product: MNDPLPFAPTTLTVAARTLAADGVVSLTLRRPDGGMLPAWTPGAHIDVLLDGADGRDGELIRQYSLCGHPAERGAWQIAVLREPRGRGGSAYVHDHLREGTTVRVRGPRNTFPLRPAARHLFVAGGVGITPILPMVEAAEAAGADWRLLYGGRTRTSMAFLDRLAPHGDRVLIRPQDEHGLLDLAAHLGVPEEGTLVHACGPEPLLRAVQERCAGWPPGTLGVERFAPAQTPGSGPTEAFELELARSGLTLTVPPDRSVLEIVEEAGVVVDFSCREGTCGTCETDVLDGRPDHRDSLLTEDERAAGDTMLICVSRSCGPRLVLDL
- a CDS encoding acetyl-CoA C-acyltransferase, producing the protein MPGSVIVAGARTPLGKLMGALSTLSAVDLGAHAIGAALAAVHLDPAAVEAVVMGHVVQAGAGPNSARQAAVRAGIPFSVPASTVNKLCLSGLHAIALADLLIASGRHEVVVAGGMESMSGAPHLLRGARTGWKYGSTAVEDALDRDALVCAFDGVSMGAATERHQQPYALTREEQDEYSALSHQRAAHAQESGALCEEIVPVTVAGRRGETVVDTDEGIRPGSTAESLGRLKPAFSRTGTITAGNSSQLSDGAAAVVVMSAERARREGLTPLAGIGAYGTVAGPDPSLLVQPAGAVRDALSRDGRLKAADLDLFEINEAFAGVALASVRELDIPLDKVNVNGGAIALGHPVGMTGARLVLTLAAELRRRGGGSGAAALCGGGGQGDALLLHVPTQA
- a CDS encoding histidine phosphatase family protein, giving the protein MTELLLIRHGLPLAGVFDPGLSPEGSAQAERLATWLAHEDVDALYSSPYQRARETVAPLERLTGITATVLDDLREWDTDVSHPYTPPEQIGAEDPRAAALAEGRYEDFVPDLDWDAFRARAVRAMDTILDAHPGGRVAAVCHGGITNTYLATVLGLPTMFWFHPGYTSVSRVRRMPGGRIVLHSVNETAHMTAERAVDASV
- a CDS encoding AMP-binding protein — translated: MSLLPLDRRAQDTPDEPALADDLGVLSWSGLADQVARATTRLLELAPGPDDRVAVLGDNAIPTLVAHLAGLRAGVGTVATSRNLTSGELVDQIIDAGVTGIIAGPVGAGAALDAARELGLPVVMHGTPAIGHAFDWAPWLAAAPAGRTVPTGRPARPPLVYTSGTTGRARGTEVRWVSGPVADSSAYLAAMAARPGFPPGPHLVCGPLQHNAPLTSLRHLTAGQPVVVLDRYDAETFLSRVQKWRVSSTVMVPTHFQRLLALPEEVRARYDVSSLRQVSHTGSACPPDVKRAMIEWFGPVLTESYGASEAGTVARISSAEWLAHPGSVGRVRPPFEVLVTDDDGRQLPPGERGLLAFRAPEDQGVRYHADPDKTRSAYLSPGVFTLGDIGYVDGDGYIFVTDRAADVVVSGGVNLYPAESEAVLRQHRAVAEVAVIGVPDPDFGESLRALVVAAADEPPAEELDRFCRDRLAAYKCPKSYEFVPELLRNAMGKLDKRAMRRPYWSSERTIAG
- a CDS encoding acyl-CoA dehydrogenase family protein, with the translated sequence MSQPDPDAWRTQVRQWLAGVLEPARVPESAGGAADLAVFHNLPEDEERLLLERCRVYQRARFDAGYQALTLPEDKGGAGLTAAHVAVFAEEESAFEVPPSTELISVTVRLVAMAVSLFGTAEQRDAYARAFLRTDLLACQLFSEPGAGSDLAALRTRARREGEGWVIDGQKVWTSGAQFADYGLLLARTDPDVVKQAGITAFLVPLDANGVEVRPIRQMSGGASFNEVFLSGVRVPDRLRIGRPGQGWEVATTTLALERTASGGGNRRKGGTFADVLALARSLGRTGEPLVRQRLADLYVRAALRAATVDRVARTSAAGGRPGPEASLTKLMASDLLTRTGQVAAELMGARISADTGEAGTFAWAQHLLGAPGYRLAGGTDQIQRNLIGERVLKLPPEPRADRAPFSQLPGN